A DNA window from Brassica napus cultivar Da-Ae chromosome A4, Da-Ae, whole genome shotgun sequence contains the following coding sequences:
- the LOC106448776 gene encoding uncharacterized protein LOC106448776 — protein sequence MGCIHFESSDQWTRSVQDEETSNTASPQHEQGGGGIQEAWAEIETRGGGGHFAGESRNNKLEKRKSQVLLEGYVEASAADDYQEDLTRGKSLTDDDLEELKGCLDLGFGFSYDEIPELCSTLPALELCYSMSQKFLDDQQKSSDTCPAEDASPPPPSTTGPVANWKISSPGDNPDDVKARLKYWAQAVACTVRLCS from the exons atggGTTGTATTCACTTCGAGTCATCAGATCAATGGACACGCTCTGTCCAAGACGAAGAAACATCCAACACAGCTTCACCACAACACGAGCAAGGAGGAGGAGGGATCCAGGAAGCTTGGGCCGAGATCGAGACTCGCGGAGGTGGTGGTCATTTCGCCGGAGAGAGTAGGAACAACAAGCTTGAGAAGAGGAAGAGCCAAGTGTTGCTTGAGGGCTACGTTGAAGCTTCTGCTGCTGATGATTATCAAGAAGATCTTACGAGAGGTAAGAGTTTGACGGATGATGATCTCGAGGAGCTTAAAGGCTGTTTAGATCTAGGTTTTGGGTTCAGCTACGACGAGATCCCTGAGCTTTGCAGCACTCTGCCTGCTTTAGAGCTTTGTTACTCCATGAGCCAGAAGTTCTTGGATGATCAACAAAAGTCGTCGGACACGTGTCCGGCTGAAGATGCTTCGCCGCCGCCACCGTCCACGACCGGTCCAGTTGCAAACTGGAAGATCTCTAGCCCTG GTGATAATCCAGATGATGTAAAAGCTAGACTCAAATACTGGGCACAAGCTGTAGCTTGCACTGTCCGGTTGTGTAGCTGA